The following coding sequences are from one Haemophilus haemolyticus window:
- a CDS encoding ABC transporter ATP-binding protein has translation MLQVKNLYYWHNVENSLLNGVDLTLKQGELLTILGANGRGKSTLLNCLAGLLAPKSGQILLQNENLASLSSKQIAQKIAYVSQQSPQTYQYKVRDYVVLGRAAHLGMFDKPSETDFELVDQALDKLGISHFAEKIYMQMSGGEKQLVNLARILVQQPPLILFDEPTSALDYGNVFKTLSLIKELSLQGFTIVMTTHNPDHPMLLHSSLPNSRVAILNEHGRLQTGFAPEIITQENLTALYHTDLRLLEVPELQRQICAITHL, from the coding sequence ATGTTGCAAGTAAAGAATCTTTATTATTGGCACAATGTAGAAAATTCACTGCTAAATGGTGTGGATTTAACACTTAAGCAAGGGGAATTACTCACGATTTTGGGCGCTAATGGCCGTGGAAAATCAACCTTATTGAACTGTTTAGCGGGTTTACTGGCACCAAAGAGCGGTCAAATTTTATTACAAAATGAAAATCTAGCGTCTCTTTCATCAAAACAAATCGCACAAAAGATAGCTTATGTCTCACAACAAAGCCCGCAAACTTATCAATATAAAGTTCGGGATTATGTTGTGCTAGGTCGAGCAGCACATTTAGGAATGTTTGATAAACCAAGTGAGACCGATTTTGAATTGGTCGATCAAGCTTTGGATAAACTGGGAATTAGTCATTTTGCAGAAAAGATTTATATGCAGATGAGCGGTGGTGAAAAACAGTTAGTTAATCTTGCTCGGATTTTAGTACAACAGCCTCCGCTTATTCTATTTGATGAACCAACTTCAGCCTTAGATTACGGTAACGTATTTAAAACCTTGAGTTTAATAAAAGAGCTTTCTTTACAAGGTTTTACTATTGTGATGACAACTCACAATCCAGATCATCCCATGTTGTTACATAGCAGTTTACCAAATAGCCGAGTAGCAATTTTAAATGAGCACGGCCGATTACAAACAGGTTTCGCCCCTGAAATTATTACTCAAGAAAATTTAACCGCACTTTATCATACGGATCTCCGATTGCTTGAAGTGCCAGAATTACAACGTCAAATTTGTGCTATCACTCATCTATAA
- a CDS encoding TOBE domain-containing protein — protein sequence MKISARNQLKGKVVSIENGSVNAIVHIDIGGGNVLSSTVSLAAVKELNLEVGKEAYAIIKATSVMVGVE from the coding sequence ATGAAAATTAGTGCAAGAAACCAATTAAAAGGTAAAGTTGTTTCAATCGAAAACGGTTCAGTAAATGCGATCGTTCACATCGATATCGGTGGCGGTAACGTGCTTTCTTCTACTGTTTCTTTAGCAGCAGTTAAAGAATTAAACTTAGAAGTTGGTAAAGAAGCGTACGCAATCATCAAAGCAACTTCTGTAATGGTTGGCGTAGAATAA
- the thrS gene encoding threonine--tRNA ligase codes for MPIITLPDGSQRQFDHPVSVLEVAQNIGAGLAKATIAGRVNGERRDACDIIDQDATLEIITAKDEDGLEIIRHSCAHLFGHAIKQLFPDVKMAIGPTIENGFYYDIDLDRSLTQEDLDAIEKRMLELAKTNYDVVKKRVTWQEARDTFEKRGEPYKMAILDENIERTATPALYHHLEYIDMCRGPHVPNMRFCQHFKLQKVAGAYWRGDSKNKMLQRIYGTAWADKKQLAEYLTRLEEAAKRDHRKIGKALDLYHMQEEAPGMVFWHNDGWTIFRELETFVRTKLKQYDYQEVKGPFMMDRVLWEKTGHWQNYADLMFTTQSENREYAIKPMNCPGHVQIFNQGLKSYRDLPIRMAEFGSCHRNEPSGSLHGLMRVRGFTQDDAHIFCTEDQIESEVTSCIKMVYDIYSTFGFTNIAVKLSTRPENRIGSDEMWDRAESGLAAALAHNGLEYEIQEGEGAFYGPKIEFALRDCLGREWQCGTVQLDFALPGRLDATYVAEDNSRKTPVMIHRAILGSIERFIGIITEEYAGFFPAWLAPTQAVVMNITDSQADYVQKVAKQLSDVGLRVKTDLRNEKVGFKIREHTLRRVPYMLVCGDKEIAEGKVAVRTRKGADLGTFTVEEFAEILKNQVRSRELKLLNEE; via the coding sequence ATGCCAATTATTACTTTACCTGACGGTTCCCAACGTCAATTCGATCATCCTGTTTCTGTTCTTGAAGTCGCACAAAATATTGGTGCGGGTCTTGCTAAAGCTACTATCGCAGGCCGTGTAAATGGTGAGCGTCGTGATGCATGCGATATTATCGACCAAGATGCAACGCTTGAAATCATTACCGCTAAAGATGAAGATGGTTTAGAAATTATTCGCCACTCATGTGCACACTTGTTTGGTCATGCCATTAAACAATTATTCCCAGATGTAAAAATGGCAATCGGTCCAACTATTGAAAATGGTTTCTACTATGACATTGATTTAGACCGCTCTTTAACGCAAGAAGATTTAGATGCCATCGAAAAACGTATGTTGGAATTGGCAAAAACCAATTATGACGTCGTGAAAAAACGTGTTACTTGGCAAGAAGCGCGTGATACCTTTGAAAAACGCGGCGAGCCATACAAAATGGCAATTTTAGATGAAAACATTGAACGTACTGCAACGCCTGCGTTATATCATCATTTAGAATATATTGATATGTGTCGCGGTCCACACGTGCCAAATATGCGTTTCTGTCAGCATTTCAAATTACAAAAAGTCGCTGGTGCATACTGGCGTGGCGACAGCAAAAACAAAATGTTACAACGTATCTATGGTACGGCTTGGGCGGATAAAAAACAACTTGCTGAATACTTAACACGCTTAGAAGAAGCGGCAAAACGTGATCACCGCAAAATTGGTAAAGCATTAGATTTATATCATATGCAAGAAGAAGCACCAGGTATGGTGTTCTGGCACAATGATGGCTGGACAATTTTCCGTGAGCTTGAAACTTTCGTGCGTACTAAATTAAAACAATACGATTATCAAGAAGTAAAAGGTCCTTTTATGATGGATCGTGTATTGTGGGAAAAAACAGGTCACTGGCAAAATTACGCAGATTTAATGTTCACAACTCAATCTGAAAACCGTGAATATGCAATTAAACCAATGAACTGTCCAGGACACGTTCAAATTTTTAATCAAGGTTTAAAATCTTACCGCGATTTACCAATCCGTATGGCGGAATTTGGTTCTTGCCATCGTAATGAGCCATCGGGTTCTTTACACGGTTTAATGCGTGTTCGAGGCTTTACTCAAGATGATGCACACATTTTCTGTACTGAAGATCAAATTGAGAGCGAAGTAACTAGCTGTATCAAAATGGTGTACGACATTTATAGCACCTTTGGTTTCACTAATATTGCAGTAAAACTTTCTACTCGTCCTGAAAATCGTATCGGTTCAGATGAAATGTGGGATCGTGCGGAATCAGGTCTTGCAGCTGCATTAGCACATAACGGCTTGGAATATGAAATCCAAGAAGGCGAAGGCGCATTCTATGGTCCAAAAATTGAGTTTGCACTACGCGATTGTTTAGGTCGTGAATGGCAATGTGGTACTGTTCAATTAGACTTCGCGTTACCAGGTCGTTTAGATGCAACTTATGTAGCAGAAGACAATAGCCGTAAAACCCCTGTAATGATTCATCGTGCGATTTTAGGCTCAATTGAGCGTTTCATTGGTATCATTACTGAAGAATATGCTGGTTTCTTCCCTGCATGGTTAGCGCCAACCCAAGCAGTTGTAATGAATATCACCGATAGCCAAGCCGACTACGTACAAAAAGTCGCGAAACAGCTTTCTGATGTAGGTTTACGCGTGAAAACCGATTTACGTAACGAAAAAGTGGGTTTCAAAATTCGTGAACATACTTTACGCCGTGTGCCTTATATGCTTGTTTGCGGTGATAAAGAAATCGCAGAAGGCAAAGTGGCAGTACGTACCCGTAAAGGTGCTGATTTAGGTACATTTACTGTGGAAGAATTTGCGGAAATCTTGAAAAATCAAGTAAGAAGTCGAGAATTAAAGTTATTGAATGAAGAGTAA
- a CDS encoding FMN-dependent NADH-azoreductase — translation MSNVLVLKSSISGNNAQTNQLADYVIEKLQGNHIVVRDLAQQPLPYFDATAATAVRGEPKNDEEKQLLAHSDELVSELKNADTLVIGAPMYNLGIPTQLKTYFDFIARPRVTFQYTANGPEGLLKGKKAIVLCAFGGLYDEENLVTQYMKSILGFIGITDVQFVYAQGIGFGPEAIEKAQVSAKNKINELLAAL, via the coding sequence ATGAGCAACGTATTAGTATTAAAATCTAGCATTTCAGGAAATAACGCCCAGACCAATCAATTAGCCGATTATGTTATCGAAAAATTACAAGGTAATCACATTGTGGTACGCGATCTAGCCCAACAACCACTTCCATATTTTGATGCCACAGCAGCAACTGCCGTGCGTGGTGAACCTAAAAATGATGAAGAAAAACAACTTCTTGCACATTCCGATGAATTAGTCTCCGAATTAAAAAATGCAGATACTTTGGTTATTGGTGCACCAATGTATAATCTTGGCATCCCAACACAATTAAAAACTTATTTTGATTTTATCGCTCGCCCACGTGTCACTTTCCAATATACGGCAAATGGGCCTGAAGGGTTATTAAAAGGTAAAAAAGCGATTGTGTTATGTGCATTTGGTGGGTTATATGATGAAGAAAATCTAGTGACACAGTATATGAAGTCAATTTTAGGTTTTATCGGTATCACAGATGTGCAATTTGTTTATGCGCAAGGCATTGGATTCGGACCAGAAGCGATTGAAAAAGCCCAAGTATCTGCAAAAAATAAAATTAATGAACTTTTAGCAGCCCTTTAA
- the topA gene encoding type I DNA topoisomerase, with amino-acid sequence MSKSLVIVESPAKAKTINKYLGSQYVVKSSVGHIRDLPTVGSSSGEKAKPISTKGMDAEEKAKIKAEKERNALVKRMGIDPYHDWKANYQILPGKEKVVSELKSLAKKADHIYLATDLDREGEAIAWHLREVIGGDDERFSRVVFNEITKNAIKQAFEKPEQLNMDRVNAQQTRRFLDRVVGFMVSPLLWKKVARGLSAGRVQSVAVKLLVEREREIKAFQPEEYWEVSVLTNNQNKQAIRLDVTDYKDKKFDPKNQKEAQSTVDFLNVSDYVVTDLETKPTSSRPRAPFITSTLQQTASTRLGFGVKKTMMLAQRLYEAGYITYMRTDSTNLSQDALNMARSYIENHFGAQYLPEKPNFYSSKENAQEAHEAIRPSDIRALPESLEGMEKDAVRLYDLIWRQFLACQMPPAQYDSSTLTVSAGDYTLKAKGRILRFDGWTKVLPQIGKNPEDQELPLVAVSEKLALKEVQPTQHFTKPPARFTEAALVKELEKRGIGRPSTYAAIISTIQERGYVRTENRRFYAEKMGEIVTDRLNESFGELMNYDFTANMEDTLDKIASGSVNWKTELNQFFKDFSNQLSKAELDELEGGMRPNSLVETDIKCPTCGRNMAIRTASTGVFLGCTGYALPPKERCKTTINLIPEAELLNVLDESSETKALMDRKRCTKCGTAMDSYVIDAHRKIHICGNNPNCDGYLIEEGSFKIKGYDGPVVECDKCGADMHLKLGRFGKYMGCTNCDNTRKILKNGEVAPPKEEPVHFPELKCEKSDAYFVLRDGASGVFMSAHNFPKSRETRPVKIAELVQYRERLPEKLAYLADAPQKDPEGNEAIVRFSRKEKKQYVTSEKDGKATKWIVDFTNGKWVERKK; translated from the coding sequence ATGAGTAAATCCTTGGTGATTGTGGAGTCACCGGCAAAAGCAAAGACTATCAATAAATATTTAGGTAGCCAATATGTGGTGAAATCTAGTGTTGGACATATTCGTGATTTGCCGACGGTTGGTTCTAGTTCGGGTGAAAAAGCTAAACCAATTTCAACCAAAGGTATGGATGCCGAAGAAAAAGCAAAAATTAAGGCTGAAAAGGAACGTAATGCCTTAGTTAAACGTATGGGGATTGATCCTTATCACGATTGGAAAGCAAATTATCAGATTTTGCCTGGTAAAGAAAAAGTGGTTTCCGAATTAAAATCGCTTGCTAAAAAAGCAGATCACATTTATCTCGCAACCGACTTGGATAGAGAAGGGGAAGCGATTGCATGGCATTTACGTGAAGTGATTGGTGGCGATGATGAGCGCTTTAGCCGAGTAGTATTTAACGAAATCACTAAAAATGCCATTAAACAGGCTTTTGAAAAGCCAGAACAATTAAATATGGACCGCGTTAATGCGCAACAAACTCGTCGTTTTTTAGATAGAGTAGTGGGCTTTATGGTATCTCCGCTACTTTGGAAAAAAGTCGCACGAGGGCTTTCTGCGGGTCGAGTTCAATCGGTTGCGGTTAAATTATTAGTAGAACGCGAGCGTGAAATTAAAGCGTTCCAGCCTGAAGAATATTGGGAAGTTTCCGTCCTTACGAATAATCAAAATAAACAAGCTATACGTTTGGACGTAACGGATTATAAAGACAAGAAATTTGATCCAAAAAATCAAAAAGAAGCACAAAGTACGGTAGATTTTCTGAATGTTTCAGATTACGTTGTCACAGATTTGGAAACTAAGCCGACAAGTTCTCGCCCTCGAGCACCATTTATTACGTCAACACTTCAACAAACTGCAAGTACTCGCTTGGGATTTGGCGTTAAAAAAACAATGATGTTAGCTCAACGCTTATATGAAGCGGGTTACATTACTTATATGCGTACGGATTCAACCAATTTGAGTCAAGATGCGCTGAATATGGCACGTAGCTATATTGAAAATCATTTTGGTGCACAATATTTACCAGAAAAACCAAATTTCTATTCTAGTAAAGAAAATGCGCAAGAGGCGCATGAGGCTATTCGTCCATCAGACATTCGAGCATTGCCAGAATCTTTAGAGGGGATGGAAAAAGATGCGGTACGTCTTTATGATTTAATTTGGCGTCAATTCTTAGCATGTCAAATGCCGCCTGCACAATATGATAGCAGTACATTGACTGTGTCAGCTGGCGATTATACTTTGAAAGCAAAAGGCCGAATTTTACGTTTTGATGGTTGGACAAAGGTATTGCCACAGATAGGCAAGAATCCTGAAGATCAAGAATTGCCTTTAGTTGCTGTTTCAGAAAAACTTGCTTTAAAAGAAGTACAGCCCACTCAACATTTTACTAAACCACCCGCTCGTTTTACTGAAGCGGCTTTAGTAAAAGAATTGGAAAAACGTGGTATTGGTCGACCTTCCACTTATGCGGCAATTATTTCCACCATTCAAGAACGTGGTTATGTTCGCACTGAAAATCGTCGTTTCTATGCAGAAAAGATGGGCGAAATTGTCACTGATCGCCTCAATGAGTCTTTTGGTGAATTAATGAATTACGATTTCACCGCGAATATGGAAGATACTTTAGATAAAATTGCCTCTGGTTCAGTGAATTGGAAAACTGAATTGAATCAATTCTTCAAGGATTTTTCTAACCAGCTTTCTAAAGCTGAATTGGATGAACTTGAAGGCGGTATGCGCCCAAATAGCCTTGTGGAAACCGATATTAAATGCCCAACCTGTGGCAGAAATATGGCCATTCGTACGGCGAGTACAGGGGTATTTTTAGGATGTACAGGTTATGCATTGCCGCCAAAAGAGCGGTGTAAAACGACGATTAATTTAATTCCTGAAGCGGAATTATTGAATGTTTTAGATGAATCTTCAGAAACCAAAGCATTAATGGATCGTAAACGTTGTACAAAATGTGGAACGGCAATGGACAGCTATGTAATCGATGCCCATCGTAAAATCCATATTTGCGGTAATAATCCAAATTGTGATGGATATTTAATTGAAGAAGGCTCATTCAAAATTAAAGGTTATGATGGCCCAGTTGTTGAGTGTGATAAATGTGGTGCGGATATGCATTTAAAACTTGGTCGTTTCGGCAAGTATATGGGATGTACAAATTGCGATAACACGCGCAAAATTTTGAAAAATGGCGAAGTCGCTCCACCGAAAGAAGAGCCTGTACATTTCCCAGAGCTAAAATGCGAAAAATCTGATGCATATTTTGTATTGCGTGACGGTGCGAGTGGTGTATTTATGTCAGCACATAATTTCCCGAAATCCCGCGAAACACGCCCTGTTAAAATCGCTGAACTTGTGCAATATCGCGAGCGTTTGCCTGAAAAATTAGCTTATTTAGCGGATGCACCACAAAAAGACCCAGAAGGGAATGAAGCGATTGTTCGTTTTAGTCGTAAAGAGAAGAAACAATATGTGACTTCTGAAAAAGATGGAAAAGCGACGAAATGGATTGTTGATTTCACCAATGGAAAATGGGTTGAACGGAAAAAATAA
- a CDS encoding LysR family transcriptional regulator, whose translation MDKLNAISIFCKVIETQSFTLAAKQQNISVAMASKLVSQLEEHLKTRLLQRTTRKIMPTEAGMMYYQRCQGILLDLDEADSSITHLTSSLQGNLLISVPRDFGLLFIVPNLPLFIAKHPNLHVEIEFNDKKIDLVAEGYDLALRIGHMADSSLVSRKISTNTLHFVASPSYLEANGIPQTPDDLEHHNGLLYKNVMNQVNWVGSRINQTQRFKIQSKVVSNSGLALLEMAKAGLGIVNLPRFIIGQSLEKGELIEILPEYKQQKLEIHVVYPNRRHLPIKVRAFIEFLSGLGLCSEILENPEDSH comes from the coding sequence ATGGATAAACTCAACGCGATTTCTATTTTTTGCAAAGTGATTGAAACCCAAAGTTTTACATTGGCTGCAAAGCAACAAAATATTTCTGTGGCGATGGCAAGCAAATTAGTTTCACAGTTAGAAGAACATTTAAAAACACGATTGTTACAACGTACCACCAGAAAAATTATGCCTACTGAGGCGGGGATGATGTATTACCAACGCTGCCAAGGAATTTTGCTTGATTTAGATGAAGCTGATTCTAGCATCACCCACCTTACCAGCTCATTACAAGGAAATTTACTTATTTCTGTTCCTCGTGATTTTGGTTTACTTTTCATCGTACCGAATTTACCTCTATTTATTGCCAAGCATCCTAATCTACATGTTGAAATTGAGTTTAATGACAAAAAAATTGACCTTGTGGCAGAAGGCTATGATCTTGCATTACGTATCGGCCATATGGCGGACAGTTCTCTTGTATCACGCAAAATCAGCACAAATACGCTACACTTTGTGGCATCACCAAGTTATCTTGAAGCAAATGGTATTCCACAAACGCCTGATGATTTAGAACATCACAATGGCTTACTTTATAAAAATGTAATGAATCAAGTGAATTGGGTTGGCTCACGCATAAATCAAACACAGCGCTTCAAAATCCAATCCAAAGTGGTAAGCAATAGTGGTTTAGCCTTATTAGAAATGGCAAAAGCAGGACTAGGTATTGTGAATTTACCGAGATTTATTATTGGTCAATCTCTCGAAAAAGGGGAACTGATTGAAATATTACCAGAATATAAACAACAAAAATTAGAAATTCATGTGGTCTATCCAAACAGAAGACATTTACCAATAAAAGTGCGGGCATTTATTGAATTTTTATCTGGTTTAGGCTTGTGTTCAGAAATTTTGGAAAATCCTGAAGATAGTCACTAA
- the pntB gene encoding Re/Si-specific NAD(P)(+) transhydrogenase subunit beta, which produces MSEGLVQAAYILAALLFIMSLAGLSKHETAKAGCWFGIVGMTIALIATIFGPHSEGTFWIIIAMIIGGAIGVQRALKVEMTEMPELVAILHSFVGLAAVLVGFNSYGLHHEALMPEGLDAAAQAAFVAEQAVLTNIHNVEVFLGIFIGAVTFTGSVVAFGKLSGKINSKALMLPHRHKLNLAALVVSALLMVAFLNNPESIFPVLLMTAIALAFGWHLVASIGGADMPVVVSMLNSYSGWAAAAAGFMLNNDLLIVTGALVGSSGAILSYIMCKAMNRSFVSVIAGGFGNDVQVSSSEEQGEHRETTAEEVAELLKNASSVIITPGYGMAVAQAQYPVADITAKLRERGVNVRFGIHPVAGRLPGHMNVLLAEAKVPYDVVLEMDEINDDFADTDVVLVIGANDTVNPAAMEDPNSPIAGMPVLEVWKAQNVIVFKRSMAVGYAGVQNPLFFKENTQMLFGDAKDRVEDILKAL; this is translated from the coding sequence ATGTCTGAAGGTTTAGTACAGGCTGCGTATATTTTAGCAGCATTACTTTTCATTATGAGCTTGGCAGGACTTTCTAAACATGAAACTGCTAAAGCGGGTTGTTGGTTCGGTATTGTTGGTATGACAATTGCCCTTATCGCAACCATTTTTGGGCCTCATTCTGAAGGAACATTTTGGATCATTATTGCGATGATCATCGGTGGTGCAATCGGTGTTCAACGTGCATTAAAAGTAGAAATGACTGAAATGCCAGAACTTGTGGCGATTCTTCACAGTTTCGTCGGTTTAGCGGCTGTACTTGTTGGCTTTAATAGCTATGGTTTACACCATGAGGCATTAATGCCAGAAGGATTAGATGCAGCAGCACAAGCCGCATTTGTAGCAGAGCAAGCAGTATTAACGAATATTCATAATGTCGAAGTATTTTTAGGTATTTTTATCGGTGCGGTAACTTTCACTGGTTCTGTTGTTGCATTTGGTAAATTAAGCGGAAAAATTAATTCAAAAGCATTAATGTTGCCGCATCGTCATAAATTAAATTTAGCTGCACTTGTGGTATCTGCATTATTAATGGTTGCATTCTTGAATAATCCAGAAAGCATTTTCCCTGTGTTATTAATGACAGCGATTGCGCTTGCATTTGGATGGCACTTAGTGGCTTCAATCGGTGGAGCAGATATGCCAGTTGTGGTATCAATGCTTAACTCCTATTCAGGCTGGGCAGCGGCGGCAGCAGGTTTTATGTTGAATAATGATTTGCTCATCGTAACTGGCGCACTTGTCGGTTCTTCTGGTGCAATTCTTTCTTACATCATGTGTAAAGCAATGAACCGTTCATTTGTGAGCGTAATTGCGGGTGGTTTTGGTAACGATGTTCAAGTTTCTTCAAGCGAAGAACAAGGCGAACACCGTGAAACTACGGCAGAAGAAGTGGCTGAATTGTTGAAAAATGCAAGTTCTGTCATTATCACTCCGGGATATGGTATGGCTGTTGCACAAGCACAATATCCAGTCGCTGATATTACGGCAAAATTGCGTGAACGTGGTGTGAACGTTCGTTTTGGTATTCACCCTGTTGCAGGACGTTTACCTGGCCACATGAACGTGCTTTTAGCAGAAGCGAAAGTACCTTACGATGTCGTACTTGAAATGGATGAAATCAACGACGATTTCGCTGATACCGATGTGGTATTGGTTATCGGTGCGAACGATACGGTAAACCCAGCTGCGATGGAAGATCCAAATAGCCCAATCGCGGGAATGCCTGTGTTAGAAGTATGGAAAGCACAAAATGTGATTGTGTTCAAACGTTCAATGGCAGTGGGTTACGCTGGCGTACAAAACCCATTATTCTTCAAAGAGAATACGCAAATGCTCTTTGGTGATGCAAAAGATCGTGTTGAAGACATCTTAAAAGCATTATAA
- the pntA gene encoding Re/Si-specific NAD(P)(+) transhydrogenase subunit alpha, which translates to MLIGVPRELLENESRVAATPKTVQQILKLGFDVIVEHDAGFKASFEDQAFLEAGAKIGTSAEIWQSDIIFKVNAPTDEEIAQMKEGATLVSFIWRMQNPELMKKLTAKKINVLAMDAVPRISRAQALDALSSMANISGYRAVIEAAHEFGSFFTGQITAAGKVPPAKVLVIGAGVAGLAAIGAANSLGAIVRAFDSRPEVKEQVQSMGASFLEIDFKEEGGSGDGYAKVMSEEFNRRAMELYAEQAKEVDIIITTAAIPGKPAPRLITKEMVDSMKPGSVIVDLAAATGGNCEYTQAGKVVTTENQVKVIGYTDFPSRLPTQSSQLYGTNLVNLLKLLCKEKDGNINIDFEDVVLRGVTVVRDGEEIPPAQIQVSAQPKQETKAAPVVEKKESKPTDPRVKYGVMTGVGVLFLWLASVAPAVFLSHFTVFVLACVVGYYVVWNVSHALHTPLMAVTNAISGIIIVGALLQIRQPTGNLFIDALAFVAILVASINIFGGFRVTQRMLAMFRKG; encoded by the coding sequence ATGTTAATTGGTGTACCTAGAGAACTGCTTGAGAATGAGAGCCGTGTGGCGGCAACGCCGAAAACGGTTCAGCAAATATTGAAATTGGGCTTTGACGTGATCGTGGAACACGATGCAGGTTTTAAAGCTAGTTTTGAAGATCAAGCATTTTTAGAGGCAGGCGCGAAGATCGGTACGTCGGCTGAAATTTGGCAATCGGATATTATCTTCAAAGTAAATGCCCCGACAGATGAAGAAATCGCTCAAATGAAGGAAGGCGCAACGCTTGTGAGCTTTATTTGGCGTATGCAAAATCCTGAGTTAATGAAAAAACTCACCGCGAAGAAAATTAATGTGTTAGCAATGGATGCGGTGCCTCGTATTTCTCGTGCGCAAGCATTGGATGCACTTTCTTCTATGGCGAATATTTCTGGTTATCGTGCTGTCATTGAAGCTGCACATGAATTCGGTAGCTTCTTTACTGGGCAAATTACTGCAGCAGGTAAAGTTCCACCAGCAAAAGTGTTGGTGATTGGTGCTGGTGTGGCTGGTTTGGCGGCAATTGGTGCGGCAAATAGCCTTGGGGCGATTGTTCGTGCTTTTGACTCTCGTCCTGAAGTGAAAGAGCAAGTTCAAAGTATGGGTGCAAGCTTCTTAGAAATTGATTTTAAAGAAGAAGGTGGCAGTGGTGATGGTTATGCGAAAGTGATGTCGGAAGAATTTAACCGTCGTGCAATGGAGCTTTATGCAGAACAAGCTAAAGAAGTCGATATTATTATTACTACGGCAGCCATTCCGGGTAAACCAGCGCCTCGTTTAATCACCAAAGAAATGGTGGATTCAATGAAACCAGGTTCGGTGATTGTGGATTTAGCCGCTGCAACTGGCGGTAACTGTGAATATACGCAAGCAGGGAAAGTTGTTACAACTGAAAACCAAGTGAAAGTGATTGGTTATACGGATTTCCCAAGCCGTTTACCAACGCAATCTTCTCAACTTTATGGCACAAACTTAGTCAATTTATTAAAACTTTTGTGCAAAGAGAAAGATGGCAATATCAATATTGATTTTGAAGATGTGGTGCTTCGTGGTGTAACCGTTGTTCGTGATGGGGAAGAAATTCCACCAGCACAAATTCAAGTGTCTGCACAACCAAAACAAGAAACCAAAGCTGCACCAGTAGTAGAGAAAAAAGAATCTAAACCAACAGATCCTCGTGTGAAATACGGTGTGATGACTGGTGTTGGTGTGTTATTCCTTTGGTTAGCTTCTGTTGCGCCCGCTGTATTTTTATCACATTTCACCGTATTTGTTTTAGCTTGTGTGGTGGGTTATTACGTGGTTTGGAATGTTAGCCATGCACTTCACACACCATTAATGGCAGTAACAAATGCAATTTCAGGCATTATTATTGTAGGCGCGTTATTACAAATTCGTCAGCCAACAGGCAATCTATTTATCGATGCGTTAGCTTTTGTGGCGATTTTGGTGGCAAGCATCAATATTTTTGGTGGTTTCCGTGTCACACAACGTATGTTAGCAATGTTTAGAAAAGGTTAA